A DNA window from Turicibacter sp. TJ11 contains the following coding sequences:
- the nrdF gene encoding class 1b ribonucleoside-diphosphate reductase subunit beta gives MKKQYQAVNWNAPDHQFYDELYLKQTEQFWLPEEIPVSEDKSTWETLDPKVKQAYERILAGLTLLDTEQSTGIQKIAEKSSNLFVKSILALFAGFESIHARSYSTIFQTLCTTERIDELFLWVEETKLLQQKVDHIMKTYYTIENDESLFMSMVGCLCLEGICFYSGFFLPLWLAGQGQMVNSGEIINLILRDEKLHTVGVGFFAQELYQTFDQVKQEELKAKTYSMIQEIYDIECEYSNLLYQEVGMLEEVKVYIQYNVNYALQCLNFEPLFQTTEQDINPIVMNGISTETKNHDFFSTKGNGYIKTTKVEALQDSDFEF, from the coding sequence ATGAAAAAGCAATATCAAGCGGTGAATTGGAACGCACCAGATCATCAGTTTTATGATGAGTTATATTTAAAGCAAACAGAACAATTTTGGTTACCAGAAGAAATTCCCGTCTCAGAAGATAAATCGACATGGGAGACACTAGACCCTAAAGTCAAACAAGCTTATGAACGCATTTTAGCTGGATTAACATTACTCGATACCGAGCAGTCAACGGGCATACAAAAAATTGCTGAAAAGTCTTCAAATCTTTTTGTAAAAAGTATTTTAGCGCTGTTTGCTGGGTTTGAAAGTATTCATGCGCGCTCGTACTCGACTATTTTTCAAACCTTATGTACAACAGAGCGCATTGACGAACTGTTTTTATGGGTTGAAGAAACAAAATTACTGCAACAAAAAGTGGATCACATTATGAAAACCTACTATACAATTGAAAATGATGAATCGTTATTTATGTCTATGGTTGGTTGCCTTTGTTTAGAGGGAATTTGTTTTTATAGTGGCTTTTTCTTACCGTTATGGTTAGCGGGTCAAGGTCAGATGGTTAATAGCGGTGAAATTATTAATTTGATTTTACGTGATGAAAAATTACATACGGTAGGGGTGGGCTTCTTCGCACAAGAGCTCTATCAAACTTTTGATCAGGTGAAGCAAGAGGAATTAAAAGCAAAAACTTATTCGATGATTCAAGAGATTTATGACATTGAATGTGAATATTCTAACTTATTGTATCAAGAGGTTGGGATGTTAGAAGAAGTCAAAGTTTATATCCAGTACAATGTCAACTATGCCTTACAGTGTTTAAACTTTGAACCATTATTTCAAACAACAGAACAAGACATTAATCCAATCGTGATGAATGGAATTTCAACTGAAACTAAAAATCACGATTTCTTCTCAACGAAAGGAAATGGATATATTAAAACGACAAAAGTTGAAGCTTTACAAGATTCAGACTTTGAGTTTTAG
- the pyrH gene encoding UMP kinase, which translates to MSAYKRVVLKLSGEALAGGKGFGIDAETVQEIALQIKNAYETGVEIAIIVGGGNIWRGKTASEMGMERSSADYMGMLATVMNALALQNALEGCGIQTRTQTSIHMNQIAEPYIRRRAIRHLEKGRIVIFGGGTGNPYFSTDTTAALRAAEINADAILMAKNGVDGVYNADPRYNPEATKYDELSYLEVLNQGLQVMDSTAASLCMDNDIELLVFNMNESGNIKKAVAGEKIGTIVKGR; encoded by the coding sequence ATGTCTGCATATAAACGTGTAGTTTTAAAGCTTAGTGGTGAAGCTTTAGCAGGAGGAAAAGGATTCGGAATTGACGCCGAAACAGTACAAGAAATTGCCTTACAAATTAAAAATGCCTACGAAACAGGTGTTGAAATTGCCATCATCGTTGGTGGAGGTAACATTTGGCGAGGTAAAACGGCAAGTGAAATGGGAATGGAGCGCTCAAGTGCTGATTACATGGGAATGTTAGCAACTGTCATGAATGCTTTAGCTTTACAAAATGCTTTAGAAGGATGTGGGATTCAAACACGTACCCAAACATCAATTCACATGAATCAAATTGCTGAACCATACATTCGTCGTCGTGCCATTCGTCATTTAGAAAAAGGTCGTATTGTTATTTTCGGTGGAGGAACAGGAAATCCTTATTTCTCAACAGATACAACGGCTGCACTTCGTGCGGCTGAAATTAATGCCGATGCTATTTTAATGGCTAAAAATGGTGTTGATGGAGTTTATAACGCGGATCCTCGTTATAATCCAGAAGCAACTAAATACGACGAATTATCATATTTAGAAGTATTAAATCAAGGATTACAAGTGATGGATTCAACAGCAGCTTCTTTATGTATGGATAATGATATTGAATTATTAGTGTTTAATATGAATGAATCTGGGAATATTAAGAAAGCTGTTGCTGGTGAAAAAATTGGAACAATTGTAAAGGGGAGATAA
- the frr gene encoding ribosome recycling factor has translation MPKNVLNNAETRMSKAIDSLKREFSVLRTGRASAALLENIKVDYYGMPTPINQMAQVTVPEARQLVVKPYDKSTLASIERAINEANIGLTPNNDGEVIRLNVPALTEERRRELAKKVKGFAEDAKVAVRNVRRDANDELKKLQKNGDITEDALKGYTEDVQKLTDKKIKEVDAVADEKEKDIMSI, from the coding sequence ATGCCTAAAAATGTATTAAATAATGCTGAAACTCGTATGAGCAAAGCAATCGACTCATTAAAACGTGAATTTTCTGTATTACGTACAGGACGCGCAAGTGCTGCTTTATTAGAAAACATTAAAGTAGACTACTACGGAATGCCAACACCAATTAACCAAATGGCTCAAGTGACAGTTCCTGAAGCTCGTCAATTAGTAGTTAAACCATATGATAAGTCAACATTAGCTTCAATTGAACGTGCAATCAACGAAGCAAACATCGGGTTAACACCAAACAACGATGGTGAAGTTATTCGCTTAAACGTTCCTGCTTTAACAGAAGAGCGTCGTCGTGAGTTAGCTAAAAAAGTAAAAGGATTTGCTGAAGATGCAAAAGTTGCTGTACGTAACGTGCGTCGTGATGCAAACGATGAATTAAAGAAATTACAAAAAAATGGTGATATCACTGAAGATGCATTAAAAGGATACACTGAAGATGTGCAAAAGTTAACTGATAAAAAAATCAAAGAAGTTGACGCTGTTGCAGATGAAAAAGAAAAAGACATCATGTCAATCTAA
- the tsf gene encoding translation elongation factor Ts — MAITAAMVKELREKTSAGMMDCKKALVETNGDMSAAIDWLRERGIAKAAKKSDRVAAEGLCSVAIEGNTAVIFELNSETDFVAKNEQFLTLLDKLGNILVANKPATVEEALAINVDGTTVDAMLIEATSTIGEKITLRRLTVVEKADNEFFGSYLHMGGRIAALTVVEGKEEVAKDAAMHAAAINPQYLTVEQVPAEVVAKEREILTQEALNEGKPANIVEKMVEGRIRKFLADVCMLEQPFVKDGDVTVAKYAANNGSTIKSFIRLEVGEGIEKVVSNFAEEVMSQVRA; from the coding sequence ATGGCAATTACAGCAGCTATGGTTAAAGAATTACGTGAAAAAACTAGTGCAGGTATGATGGACTGTAAAAAAGCATTAGTTGAAACAAATGGAGATATGTCTGCTGCGATCGATTGGTTACGTGAGCGCGGAATCGCTAAAGCAGCTAAAAAATCTGATCGTGTAGCAGCTGAAGGATTATGTTCAGTAGCAATCGAAGGAAACACAGCAGTTATCTTCGAATTAAACTCTGAAACTGACTTCGTAGCTAAAAACGAACAATTCTTAACTTTATTAGATAAATTAGGAAACATCTTAGTAGCTAACAAACCAGCTACAGTTGAAGAAGCATTAGCAATCAATGTTGATGGAACAACTGTAGATGCAATGTTAATTGAAGCAACTTCAACAATCGGAGAAAAAATCACTTTACGTCGTTTAACAGTTGTTGAAAAAGCAGATAACGAATTCTTCGGATCTTACTTACACATGGGTGGACGTATCGCTGCTTTAACAGTTGTTGAAGGTAAAGAAGAAGTAGCTAAAGATGCTGCTATGCATGCTGCTGCAATCAACCCTCAATACTTAACTGTAGAACAAGTTCCTGCAGAAGTTGTAGCTAAAGAACGTGAAATCTTAACTCAAGAAGCATTAAACGAAGGAAAACCAGCTAACATCGTTGAAAAAATGGTTGAAGGACGTATCCGTAAATTCTTAGCAGACGTATGTATGTTAGAACAACCATTCGTTAAAGATGGTGATGTAACTGTTGCAAAATATGCTGCAAACAACGGATCAACTATCAAATCATTCATCCGCTTAGAAGTTGGAGAAGGAATTGAGAAAGTTGTTTCAAACTTCGCTGAAGAAGTAATGAGCCAAGTTCGCGCATAA
- a CDS encoding site-2 protease family protein — MIGILSFILALGIIILVHELGHFLVAKHYGILCHEFSIGMGPTIWSKKKGETTYSIRAIPFGGYVAMAGEEAEKEMVKVGQLVGLDLTRNGLVNKIYLKPQANQSMIQGTIQSVDLYKELVICIETEDGGATRVSSRT; from the coding sequence ATGATTGGAATATTAAGTTTTATTTTAGCACTAGGTATCATTATTTTAGTTCATGAATTAGGACATTTTCTTGTCGCAAAGCATTACGGTATTTTATGTCATGAGTTTTCAATTGGAATGGGACCGACTATTTGGAGTAAGAAAAAGGGGGAGACAACTTACTCTATTCGTGCGATTCCATTCGGTGGATATGTTGCGATGGCCGGTGAAGAAGCTGAAAAAGAAATGGTTAAGGTTGGACAATTAGTTGGCTTAGATTTAACACGAAATGGGCTAGTTAATAAGATCTACTTAAAACCACAAGCGAATCAATCCATGATTCAAGGAACCATTCAATCGGTTGACTTATATAAAGAATTAGTGATTTGTATTGAAACAGAAGACGGGGGGGCAACAAGAGTATCGAGTAGAACCTAA
- the proS gene encoding proline--tRNA ligase, translating into MKQSMMFIPTLREVPSDAEIRSHQFLLRAGFIKQVAAGVYTYLPLAKRVLNNVEGIVREELDAIGGNELLMPALQPKELWDESGRWEVYGSELMRLTDRNNREFALGPTHEEVITHVVRDFLNSYKKLPLTVYQIQTKFRDEARPRFGLMRGREFIMKDAYSFHATQESLDEAYNNFVKAYTNIFTRCGLNFRMVEADSGQIGGSQSAEFMALAEVGEDTIVYSTTGSFAANIEVADLPVGAPSPDGIGVVDHAKGIEVGHVFKLGTKYSEPMNAVFLDENQKKQPIIMGCYGIGVSRVMMAVIEQNNDENGMIWPKSIAPFDIHVVPVDVKKADQLDAAQKIYSDLKAIGFDVLLDDRKERAGVKFSDADLIGLPIRITVGRGISEGLVEVKVRQTGETQEVALADLMTFVQEKYETLA; encoded by the coding sequence ATGAAACAATCCATGATGTTTATTCCAACGTTACGTGAAGTGCCAAGTGATGCAGAAATTCGTTCTCATCAATTCTTATTACGTGCTGGATTTATTAAACAAGTTGCAGCGGGAGTTTATACTTACTTACCGTTAGCTAAACGTGTTTTAAATAATGTCGAAGGAATCGTTCGCGAAGAGTTAGATGCTATTGGCGGAAATGAATTATTAATGCCTGCTTTACAACCTAAAGAGTTATGGGATGAGTCAGGACGTTGGGAAGTTTACGGTTCAGAGTTAATGCGATTAACCGATCGTAATAACCGTGAATTTGCTTTAGGGCCAACGCATGAAGAAGTCATTACACATGTTGTGCGTGACTTTTTAAATTCATACAAAAAATTACCATTAACAGTTTATCAAATTCAAACTAAATTCCGTGATGAGGCTCGTCCACGTTTCGGATTAATGCGTGGACGCGAATTTATCATGAAAGATGCTTATTCATTCCATGCGACACAAGAATCATTAGATGAAGCTTATAATAACTTTGTGAAGGCTTATACGAATATCTTCACACGTTGTGGATTAAACTTCCGTATGGTTGAAGCAGATAGTGGGCAAATTGGTGGTTCTCAATCAGCTGAGTTTATGGCATTAGCTGAAGTAGGAGAAGATACAATTGTTTATTCAACAACAGGATCATTTGCCGCTAACATTGAAGTTGCTGATTTACCAGTTGGTGCGCCATCTCCAGATGGAATCGGTGTTGTTGATCATGCAAAAGGAATCGAAGTTGGGCATGTCTTTAAGTTAGGAACAAAATATTCTGAGCCTATGAATGCTGTTTTCTTAGATGAAAATCAAAAGAAACAACCGATCATTATGGGATGCTATGGAATTGGTGTAAGCCGTGTCATGATGGCTGTTATCGAACAAAACAATGATGAAAATGGAATGATTTGGCCAAAATCAATTGCACCATTTGATATTCATGTTGTTCCTGTTGATGTGAAAAAAGCCGATCAATTAGACGCTGCACAAAAAATCTACTCAGACTTAAAAGCTATCGGATTTGATGTCTTATTAGATGATCGTAAAGAACGTGCAGGAGTTAAATTCTCAGATGCAGATTTAATCGGTTTACCAATTCGCATTACAGTTGGACGTGGAATCTCTGAAGGATTAGTCGAAGTTAAAGTTCGTCAAACTGGTGAAACTCAAGAAGTCGCTTTAGCTGATTTAATGACATTTGTTCAAGAAAAATACGAAACATTAGCTTAA
- a CDS encoding phosphatidate cytidylyltransferase codes for MKQRVITAIIMIAILLPILIYGKLPFIILGILLTLVATQEMIDMKETRAKTPIEVKLFTMVATLMLVFSSFNFKTLSFTNTLTVGLGTMSLLLFILLLVVIIRKEFTVNDAGYYLLTIFYVGSTFHSMLFIRFLGLPLFFFMILVVAITDSGAYFIGRKFGKRKLAPRISPNKTLEGSVGGTLSGVIVGVLFGVLTGVSTNVVTLIMMSLVVAVVAQFGDLVASSMKREYGIKDFGKLFPGHGGVLDRLDSHLYASLALYILINVLNVVI; via the coding sequence ATGAAGCAGCGTGTTATAACAGCTATCATTATGATTGCAATTTTACTACCTATTTTAATTTATGGAAAACTTCCATTTATCATTCTAGGAATCTTGTTAACGCTAGTCGCAACGCAAGAGATGATCGATATGAAAGAAACTAGAGCAAAAACACCGATTGAAGTGAAACTTTTTACAATGGTTGCCACGTTAATGCTTGTATTTAGCTCATTTAACTTTAAAACTTTATCATTTACGAATACACTAACGGTTGGACTAGGAACGATGTCTTTATTATTATTTATCTTATTACTAGTGGTCATTATTCGTAAAGAATTTACAGTTAATGATGCGGGTTATTACTTATTAACGATTTTTTATGTAGGTTCGACGTTTCATTCCATGTTATTTATTCGCTTTTTAGGATTACCATTATTTTTCTTTATGATTTTAGTGGTTGCGATTACCGATTCAGGAGCGTACTTTATCGGACGCAAGTTTGGAAAACGAAAGCTAGCTCCTCGAATTAGCCCAAATAAAACATTAGAAGGTTCAGTTGGAGGAACTTTATCGGGTGTAATTGTTGGGGTTTTATTTGGAGTCTTAACAGGTGTTTCAACAAATGTTGTGACATTAATTATGATGAGTTTAGTTGTAGCAGTGGTGGCTCAATTTGGAGATTTAGTGGCCTCTTCTATGAAGCGTGAATATGGAATTAAAGATTTTGGTAAGCTATTTCCAGGGCATGGTGGTGTCCTTGATCGTTTAGACAGCCATTTATATGCTTCTTTAGCGCTTTATATCTTGATTAATGTTTTAAATGTGGTGATATAG
- the rpsB gene encoding 30S ribosomal protein S2 — protein sequence MAIISMKQLLEAGVHFGHQTRRWNPKMKKYIYTDRNGIYIIDLQKTAKKLDEAYYALQEVAKDGGRVLFVGTKKQAQEAVKEEAIRGGQFWVNQRWLGGTLTNFKTIQARIARLEELETMEQDGTFEVLPKKEVITLRKEMDRLNKFLGGIRDMKELPSAIFVIDPRKERIAIAEARKLNIPVFGIVDTNCDPEDVDYVIPANDDAIRAVRLIVGKMVDAIIEVNQGSTEEVAAEEVVAEEAVVAAE from the coding sequence ATGGCTATTATTTCAATGAAGCAATTGTTAGAAGCAGGGGTACACTTCGGACACCAAACTCGTCGTTGGAACCCAAAAATGAAAAAATACATCTACACAGATCGTAACGGAATCTACATCATCGACTTACAAAAAACAGCTAAAAAATTAGATGAAGCATACTATGCTTTACAAGAAGTAGCTAAAGATGGTGGACGTGTTTTATTCGTAGGAACTAAAAAACAAGCTCAAGAAGCTGTTAAAGAAGAAGCTATCCGTGGTGGACAATTCTGGGTTAACCAACGTTGGTTAGGTGGAACTTTAACTAACTTCAAAACAATCCAAGCTCGTATCGCTCGTTTAGAAGAGTTAGAAACTATGGAGCAAGATGGTACTTTTGAAGTATTACCTAAAAAAGAAGTTATCACATTACGTAAAGAAATGGATCGTTTAAATAAATTCTTAGGCGGAATCCGCGATATGAAAGAATTACCAAGCGCAATCTTCGTAATCGATCCTCGTAAAGAGCGTATTGCAATCGCTGAAGCTCGTAAATTAAACATCCCAGTATTCGGTATCGTTGATACTAACTGTGATCCTGAAGATGTTGATTACGTAATCCCAGCTAACGATGACGCTATCCGTGCGGTACGTTTAATCGTTGGTAAAATGGTTGATGCAATCATCGAAGTTAACCAAGGTTCTACTGAAGAAGTAGCTGCTGAAGAAGTAGTTGCTGAAGAAGCAGTAGTAGCAGCTGAGTAA
- a CDS encoding GNAT family N-acetyltransferase, with amino-acid sequence MFQFKEVGYLTDGEIDLIIEKKVPAHLEKFAAPSYHFQIKKHLMPYEIGKIDIRIGYNENTFYGGNIGYEIYPPYRGHHYAAKACEIIKRIAKIHGMNYLYISCLPDNIASNKTCQLLGSRWLGRYVVPFYLEMYLMGVREINVYEWDLNMN; translated from the coding sequence ATGTTTCAATTTAAAGAAGTTGGCTATTTGACAGATGGAGAAATTGATTTAATTATTGAAAAAAAAGTGCCGGCACACTTAGAAAAATTTGCAGCTCCATCGTATCATTTTCAAATTAAAAAGCATCTGATGCCCTATGAAATTGGTAAAATAGATATTCGTATTGGCTATAATGAAAACACGTTTTATGGAGGAAATATTGGCTATGAAATTTATCCTCCTTATCGTGGCCATCATTACGCAGCTAAAGCATGTGAAATTATTAAAAGAATCGCAAAAATTCATGGAATGAACTACTTATATATTAGTTGCCTTCCCGATAATATCGCCTCTAATAAGACTTGTCAATTGTTAGGAAGTCGTTGGCTAGGAAGATATGTCGTTCCTTTTTACTTAGAGATGTATCTGATGGGAGTTCGAGAGATCAATGTCTATGAATGGGATTTAAACATGAATTAA
- a CDS encoding isoprenyl transferase, with product MFFKKKRKLKVNQEQILKAPLPQHIAIILDGNGRWAKKRGLPRTAGHQEGAMNVREITKLCATIGIKALTVYAFSTENWKRPEEEIKFLMKLPIKFFDDFAPELVEHEIRLKVIGNVEQLPKDLQQKVQEITELTKDNKKMTLTIALNYGSQDEIKQAIQKIALEVQNGELAVDEIDESVIEQHLMTCDLPPLDLMIRTSGELRISNYLLWQLAYAELYFTSVAWPDFKEEQLYEALADYQARNRRFGALNESK from the coding sequence ATGTTCTTTAAAAAGAAGAGAAAGTTAAAGGTAAATCAAGAGCAGATTTTAAAAGCTCCGTTACCTCAACATATTGCAATTATTTTAGATGGAAATGGAAGATGGGCTAAAAAGCGTGGACTTCCAAGAACAGCGGGACATCAAGAAGGAGCAATGAATGTTCGAGAAATAACAAAGCTATGTGCCACAATTGGAATTAAAGCTTTAACAGTATATGCTTTTTCAACAGAAAATTGGAAGCGTCCAGAGGAAGAGATAAAATTTTTAATGAAATTACCCATCAAATTTTTTGATGATTTTGCTCCAGAACTAGTTGAACATGAGATTAGACTGAAAGTGATTGGAAATGTTGAACAACTTCCAAAAGATTTACAACAAAAAGTACAAGAAATTACGGAATTAACGAAAGATAATAAAAAGATGACCCTAACAATTGCTCTAAATTATGGATCACAAGATGAGATTAAACAAGCAATTCAAAAAATTGCGTTAGAGGTTCAAAACGGTGAGTTAGCCGTTGATGAAATTGATGAGTCTGTCATTGAGCAGCATCTAATGACGTGTGATTTACCACCACTAGATTTAATGATTCGTACAAGTGGAGAATTACGTATTAGTAACTACTTATTGTGGCAATTAGCTTATGCAGAATTATATTTCACCTCAGTTGCCTGGCCTGACTTTAAAGAGGAACAATTATATGAGGCCTTAGCAGATTATCAAGCACGTAACCGACGATTTGGTGCTTTAAACGAATCAAAATAA
- the rseP gene encoding RIP metalloprotease RseP — translation MKQKTGGQQEYRVEPNAQYILEKGTQQIAPYERCLEAKSKWARFATMAAGATMNFILALVLFFIVGLSVGMPTYSNILGGVLEDSSAQIAGLQAGDQIVSYNGQAISNWEELTNAIQSTTEAADLTYIREGKTYTVQIEPQMIDREGVKTAVLGIQPEYKKSIVGGFEYSIYKTKEAFSQIFLTFKMLFVTKEAGIGDLSGPVGIYKMTSTVVTYGLTSLLIWIGFLSVNIGIMNLLPIPALDGGRILFVLIEAIIGRPVDRKIEGYIHMTGLLLFFGLFIYVTFNDVIRLIGA, via the coding sequence TTGAAACAGAAGACGGGGGGGCAACAAGAGTATCGAGTAGAACCTAATGCTCAGTATATTCTTGAAAAAGGAACTCAGCAAATTGCACCTTATGAACGTTGTTTAGAAGCTAAATCGAAATGGGCACGTTTTGCAACAATGGCAGCGGGTGCAACGATGAATTTTATTTTGGCACTTGTTTTATTTTTTATTGTTGGCTTATCAGTTGGAATGCCGACCTACTCAAATATTTTAGGTGGAGTATTAGAAGACTCATCAGCACAAATTGCTGGCTTACAAGCGGGTGATCAAATCGTTTCATATAATGGACAAGCGATTAGTAATTGGGAAGAGTTAACTAATGCCATTCAAAGTACAACAGAAGCAGCTGATTTAACTTACATTCGTGAGGGGAAAACATACACTGTTCAAATTGAACCTCAGATGATTGATCGTGAAGGCGTAAAAACAGCTGTTTTAGGAATTCAGCCCGAATATAAAAAATCAATCGTTGGTGGATTTGAATATTCAATTTATAAAACAAAAGAAGCCTTTTCTCAAATTTTCTTAACATTTAAAATGTTATTTGTGACAAAAGAAGCAGGAATTGGCGATTTATCAGGACCCGTTGGGATTTATAAAATGACCTCAACTGTCGTCACTTATGGATTAACCTCGCTGCTAATTTGGATCGGTTTTTTAAGTGTCAATATCGGAATTATGAACTTATTACCGATTCCAGCACTAGATGGAGGACGTATTTTATTCGTTTTAATTGAGGCGATTATTGGGCGACCAGTTGATCGAAAAATTGAAGGTTATATTCATATGACAGGTCTTCTTTTATTCTTTGGATTATTTATTTATGTCACTTTTAACGATGTGATTCGTTTAATTGGTGCATAA
- the dxr gene encoding 1-deoxy-D-xylulose-5-phosphate reductoisomerase, with protein MKNIYLLGATGSIGTQTLDVIRQHPDQFRLVAFSAGRNISLTQSIIEEFNPAYVSVIHEEDAKQLATLYPKVTFGFGDEGLVNVATYDLIPADEHFVLSAVMGSVGLLPTLKAIEMRRTIGIANKETLVTAGHLVMEKAKQYGVELLPVDSEHSAIYQCLQGEDSKSVKKLIITASGGSFRDYTRDMLKGVTREQALNHPNWSMGAKITIDSASMMNKGLEVIEAHWLFDMPYDQIETILHRQSIIHSMVEFEDTSVIAHLGTPDMRIPIQFAMSYPKRIDLKQAKSLNLAEVGTLEFKPMDFERFPCLKMAYEAGRQGGSCPTVLNAANEAAVDLFLKDKISFLEIEDVVYQALASHQKVVSPTLEEILAIDSDVRRQIMTKYK; from the coding sequence ATGAAAAATATTTATTTATTAGGTGCAACAGGTTCAATTGGTACGCAAACATTAGATGTAATCAGACAACATCCTGATCAATTTCGCTTAGTTGCTTTCTCAGCAGGGCGTAATATTTCATTAACTCAATCCATTATTGAAGAGTTTAATCCAGCCTATGTATCAGTCATTCATGAAGAAGATGCGAAACAACTTGCCACTCTTTATCCAAAAGTAACCTTTGGGTTTGGAGATGAAGGTTTAGTGAATGTTGCCACTTATGATTTAATTCCAGCCGATGAACACTTTGTTTTATCTGCGGTGATGGGATCAGTGGGGTTATTACCAACATTAAAAGCCATTGAAATGAGACGAACGATTGGAATTGCTAACAAAGAGACGCTTGTCACAGCAGGGCATCTTGTCATGGAAAAGGCGAAACAATACGGGGTTGAGTTATTACCTGTTGACAGTGAGCATTCAGCGATTTATCAGTGCTTACAAGGTGAAGATTCAAAGTCTGTTAAAAAACTCATCATTACAGCGAGTGGAGGATCTTTTAGAGACTATACAAGAGACATGCTAAAAGGTGTGACACGTGAGCAAGCGTTAAATCATCCTAACTGGTCAATGGGAGCTAAAATCACGATTGATTCAGCATCTATGATGAATAAAGGACTAGAAGTCATTGAGGCGCATTGGTTATTTGATATGCCTTATGATCAAATTGAAACGATTTTACATCGTCAAAGTATTATTCACTCGATGGTAGAGTTTGAAGATACGAGTGTCATTGCACATTTAGGAACACCAGATATGCGTATTCCGATTCAGTTTGCGATGAGTTATCCTAAACGCATTGATTTAAAACAAGCTAAATCTTTAAATTTAGCCGAAGTTGGAACGTTAGAGTTTAAACCGATGGATTTTGAACGTTTTCCATGTTTAAAAATGGCTTATGAAGCAGGTCGTCAAGGTGGAAGCTGTCCAACGGTTTTAAATGCAGCAAATGAAGCTGCGGTTGATTTATTTTTAAAGGATAAAATCAGTTTCTTAGAAATTGAAGACGTCGTGTATCAAGCTTTAGCCTCGCATCAAAAAGTGGTAAGTCCAACGTTAGAAGAGATATTAGCAATTGATAGTGATGTTCGTCGACAAATCATGACGAAATATAAATAA